In Mycobacteriales bacterium, the following proteins share a genomic window:
- a CDS encoding HAD family hydrolase, whose translation MTRAVLWDFDGTLATRPGGWSRCLVEALAGVGGACAAEAVRPGLRDGFPWHTPDVGHRHDADGWWAALAPLLARAYAGAGVPREAAGAAVAAFRAVYTDPAAWTVYADVAPALALLGEYRHVIVSNHVPELPALVAALRLPVDAVVTSAAVGWEKPHPRLYAAALDAAGHPDEVWMVGDNPVADVAGAEALGIPAILVRTAGEAQRRCEGLVEAARLILA comes from the coding sequence GTGACGCGCGCCGTGCTGTGGGATTTCGACGGCACCCTCGCCACCCGCCCCGGCGGCTGGTCGCGGTGCCTGGTGGAGGCGCTCGCCGGCGTCGGTGGCGCCTGCGCGGCCGAGGCGGTGCGGCCGGGGCTGCGCGACGGCTTCCCGTGGCACACGCCCGATGTCGGGCACCGCCACGACGCGGACGGCTGGTGGGCGGCGCTCGCGCCGCTGCTGGCGCGCGCCTATGCCGGGGCGGGCGTCCCACGCGAGGCCGCCGGCGCCGCGGTGGCGGCGTTCCGCGCCGTCTACACCGACCCGGCCGCCTGGACCGTCTACGCCGACGTGGCGCCCGCCCTGGCGCTGCTGGGGGAGTACCGGCACGTGATCGTCAGCAACCACGTGCCCGAGCTGCCGGCGCTCGTGGCGGCGCTGCGGCTGCCGGTCGACGCGGTCGTCACCTCCGCGGCCGTCGGCTGGGAGAAGCCGCACCCGCGCCTGTACGCGGCCGCCCTCGACGCAGCCGGGCACCCGGACGAGGTGTGGATGGTCGGCGACAACCCCGTCGCCGACGTCGCCGGCGCCGAGGCGCTCGGCATCCCCGCGATCCTCGTCCGCACCGCCGGCGAGGCGCAGCGGCGTTGCGAGGGGCTGGTCGAGGCGGCCCGGCTCATCCTCGCCTGA
- a CDS encoding DUF167 domain-containing protein yields MGEGFRLAIRVRPGSPRTAVGGAYGAALVVRVSARAVDGAATEAALRAVAEALGVRRADVTLVTGATSRDKVLAVAGDADALAERAAALRRG; encoded by the coding sequence GTGGGCGAGGGGTTCCGGCTGGCGATCCGGGTGCGGCCGGGGTCGCCGCGGACGGCGGTCGGCGGCGCGTACGGCGCGGCGCTCGTGGTCCGCGTGAGCGCCCGCGCGGTGGACGGCGCGGCGACGGAGGCGGCGTTGCGGGCGGTGGCCGAGGCGCTGGGCGTGCGGCGGGCGGACGTGACGCTGGTGACCGGCGCGACGAGCCGCGACAAGGTCCTGGCGGTCGCGGGCGACGCGGACGCCCTGGCCGAACGCGCCGCCGCGCTCAGGCGAGGATGA
- the ileS gene encoding isoleucine--tRNA ligase, whose translation MTFQPAPAQLDLPALERRVLERWEAADVFGRSLAQTKDGPLWTFYDGPPTANGKPGVHHAVPRVFKDVFCRYRTMTGHHVPRRAGWDCHGLPVELAVEKELGFSGKQEIERYGIEEFNARCRESVLRHVHEHQELSRRMGYWVDQVNAYRTMDAEYIDAVWWSLQRIFDKGLLVEDHRVAPYCPRCGTTLSDHEVAQGYAVVADPSVYVRFPLVDDDRTLLVWTTTPWTLVSNTAVAVHPDVTYVTARVGDERLVVAEALVERALGAGAEVLDRFPGRDLERLRYVRPFDLVEIPDAHYVALATYVTTEDGTGLVHTAPAFGAEDLAVGRAYGLPVVNPITAKGEFEASVPVVGGRFFKEVDADLTADLERRGLLWRAETYEHSYPHCWRCDTPLIQYATPSWYIRTTAVKDRLLSENARTDWHPESIRDGRYGDWLVNNIDWSLSRSRYWGTPLPVWRCAEGHLTCVGSRRELGELAGRDLSELDPHRPFVDEVAVPCRECGAEARRVPEVIDCWYDAGSMPFAQWGAPHVNGATFEQRYPAQFIAEAIDQTRGWFYTLMAIGTLVFDRSSYETVLCLGHIVDGDGRKMSKHLGNILEPFEVFERYGADPVRWLLLCVGNPWANRRVGDAAIEEVVRKVLLTYWNTVSFFTLYASTAGWEPGGDAGEPTAMDRWLRSELNATVTEVTAALEAFDTTRAGRRLTQFVDDLSNWYVRRGRRRFWKGDPAALATLHETLLTLTRLLAPFVPFLAEEVWDRLDGAEESVHLASWPVADAGAVDEDLGRRMALVRRLVELGRATRAESGVKTRQPLARALVNQDGYDVGEELRAELAEELNVRSVGTLDEGGGVREVSVKPNFRALGQRFGKQTPLVAAALADADHALVARETAGGGTTTLAVEGLGDVELSGDHVIVTETPLQGWAVQSEGGATVALDLAITDELRRAGLARDAVRALQESRKADGLDVSDRIELWWQADGETAAALEEHAATVADEVLAVTFVRSGPPTDMKPYRDDDLGLTWWLREAGR comes from the coding sequence ATGACGTTCCAGCCCGCCCCCGCCCAGCTCGACCTGCCCGCGCTCGAACGCCGCGTGCTGGAGCGCTGGGAGGCCGCGGACGTGTTCGGCCGGTCGCTGGCGCAGACCAAGGACGGCCCGCTGTGGACGTTCTACGACGGGCCGCCGACCGCCAACGGCAAGCCGGGCGTGCACCACGCGGTGCCGCGGGTGTTCAAGGACGTGTTCTGCCGGTACCGCACGATGACCGGCCACCACGTCCCCCGCCGGGCCGGCTGGGACTGCCACGGGCTGCCGGTCGAGCTGGCCGTGGAGAAGGAGCTCGGCTTCTCCGGCAAGCAGGAGATCGAGCGTTACGGCATCGAGGAGTTCAACGCCCGCTGCCGCGAGTCGGTGCTGCGCCACGTGCACGAGCACCAGGAGCTGTCGCGGCGGATGGGGTACTGGGTCGACCAGGTCAACGCCTACCGCACGATGGACGCCGAGTACATCGACGCCGTGTGGTGGTCGTTGCAGCGGATCTTCGACAAGGGGCTGCTGGTCGAGGACCACCGGGTGGCGCCGTACTGCCCGCGCTGCGGCACGACGCTGTCCGACCACGAGGTCGCCCAGGGGTACGCGGTCGTCGCCGACCCGAGCGTCTACGTGCGCTTCCCGCTGGTGGACGACGACCGGACGCTGCTGGTCTGGACGACGACGCCGTGGACGCTCGTGTCGAACACCGCCGTCGCCGTCCACCCGGACGTCACCTACGTCACGGCGCGGGTCGGCGACGAGCGCCTCGTCGTCGCGGAGGCGCTGGTCGAGCGGGCGCTGGGCGCGGGCGCGGAGGTGCTGGACCGCTTCCCGGGCCGCGACCTGGAGCGGCTGCGCTACGTGCGGCCGTTCGACCTGGTGGAGATCCCGGACGCGCACTACGTCGCGCTGGCGACCTACGTCACGACCGAGGACGGGACGGGGCTGGTGCACACGGCGCCGGCGTTCGGCGCGGAGGACCTCGCGGTCGGGCGCGCGTACGGCCTGCCGGTCGTCAACCCGATCACCGCGAAGGGCGAGTTCGAGGCGTCGGTGCCGGTCGTCGGCGGGCGGTTCTTCAAGGAGGTCGACGCCGACCTGACCGCCGACCTGGAACGCCGCGGCCTGCTGTGGCGCGCCGAGACCTACGAGCACAGCTACCCCCACTGCTGGCGCTGCGACACCCCGCTCATCCAGTACGCCACGCCGTCCTGGTACATCCGGACCACGGCCGTGAAGGACCGGCTGCTGTCCGAGAACGCGCGCACCGACTGGCACCCGGAGTCGATCCGGGACGGCCGGTACGGCGACTGGCTGGTCAACAACATCGACTGGTCGCTGTCCCGCTCCCGCTACTGGGGCACGCCGCTGCCGGTGTGGCGCTGCGCCGAGGGGCACCTCACCTGCGTCGGGTCGCGCCGCGAGCTCGGCGAGCTGGCCGGCCGCGACCTGTCGGAGCTGGACCCGCACCGGCCGTTCGTCGACGAGGTCGCCGTGCCGTGCCGCGAGTGCGGCGCCGAGGCGCGGCGGGTGCCCGAGGTCATCGACTGCTGGTACGACGCGGGGTCGATGCCGTTCGCGCAGTGGGGGGCGCCGCACGTCAACGGCGCGACGTTCGAGCAGCGGTACCCGGCGCAGTTCATCGCCGAGGCGATCGACCAGACCCGCGGCTGGTTCTACACGCTGATGGCGATCGGGACGCTGGTATTCGACCGGTCGTCGTACGAGACCGTGCTCTGCCTCGGGCACATCGTCGACGGGGACGGCCGGAAGATGAGCAAGCACCTCGGCAACATCCTCGAGCCGTTCGAGGTGTTCGAGCGCTACGGCGCCGACCCGGTGCGCTGGCTGCTGCTCTGCGTCGGCAATCCGTGGGCCAACCGCCGCGTCGGCGACGCCGCGATCGAGGAGGTCGTGCGCAAGGTCCTGCTCACCTACTGGAACACCGTGTCGTTCTTCACGCTCTACGCGTCGACGGCCGGGTGGGAGCCGGGCGGCGACGCCGGCGAGCCGACAGCGATGGACCGGTGGCTGCGGTCGGAGCTGAACGCCACCGTGACCGAGGTGACGGCGGCCCTGGAGGCGTTCGACACGACGCGCGCCGGGCGGCGGCTCACGCAGTTCGTCGACGACCTGTCGAACTGGTACGTGCGCCGCGGGCGGCGGCGGTTCTGGAAGGGCGACCCGGCGGCGCTCGCGACGCTGCACGAGACGCTGCTGACGCTGACCCGGCTGCTGGCGCCGTTCGTGCCGTTCCTGGCCGAGGAGGTCTGGGACCGGCTGGACGGCGCGGAGGAGTCGGTGCACCTCGCGTCCTGGCCGGTCGCCGACGCGGGCGCGGTGGACGAGGACCTGGGCCGGCGGATGGCGCTGGTGCGGCGGCTGGTCGAGCTGGGCCGCGCCACCCGCGCGGAGAGCGGCGTGAAGACCCGCCAGCCGCTCGCCCGGGCGCTCGTCAACCAGGACGGCTACGACGTCGGCGAGGAGCTACGCGCGGAGCTCGCCGAGGAGCTCAACGTGCGTTCCGTCGGGACGCTGGACGAGGGCGGCGGCGTGCGCGAGGTGTCGGTGAAGCCGAACTTCCGCGCGCTCGGCCAGCGGTTCGGCAAGCAGACGCCGCTCGTCGCGGCGGCGCTCGCGGACGCGGACCATGCGCTCGTCGCGCGCGAGACGGCGGGCGGCGGGACGACGACGCTGGCGGTGGAGGGGCTCGGCGACGTCGAGCTCTCCGGCGACCACGTGATCGTGACCGAGACGCCGCTACAGGGCTGGGCGGTGCAGAGCGAGGGCGGCGCGACGGTCGCGCTCGACCTCGCCATCACCGACGAGCTGCGCCGGGCCGGGCTCGCGCGCGACGCGGTGCGGGCGTTGCAGGAGTCGCGCAAGGCCGACGGCCTCGACGTGAGCGACCGGATCGAGCTGTGGTGGCAGGCCGACGGCGAGACGGCCGCCGCCCTGGAGGAGCACGCCGCGACGGTGGCCGACGAGGTGCTGGCGGTGACGTTCGTGCGGTCGGGGCCGCCGACCGACATGAAGCCGTACCGCGACGACGACCTGGGCCTCACCTGGTGGCTCCGGGAGGCGGGCCGCTGA